In Achromobacter pestifer, the DNA window CCGAAGCCGATTCCAAGTCGCCCATGCCCAAGTTCGTGGCGGTCGACGACGTTCACCGCATGAACGACAGCCGCCAGGCCGCCCTGTTCGCGCTCTACAACCGCTGGCGCGAATCCGCCGCCACCGGGCGCGCCTTCGCGCTGGCGCTGGCCGGCGACCGCGCGCCGCTGTCGATGCCGCTGCGCGAGGACCTGCGCACGCGCCTGGGCTGGGACCTGGTGTTCCGCCTGGACCCGCTCTCCGACGCCGACAAGCTGGCCGCTTTGTCGGCCCAGGCGGCCGAGCGCGGCATGCACCTGGCGCCCGAAATCATCAACTGGATGCTCACGCACCACGAGCGCGATATCCGCAAGCTGGCGGAACTGATCGACGCGCTGGACCGTTATTCCCTGGCCACTGGCCGTCCCATCACCCTGCCTCTGTTGCGGGCCATGCTCGCAGACCCTGATTCACAACGCACATGACCTCCCGACGTCTCGCCCTGTTCGACCTGGATCACACCCTGTTGCCGCTGGATAGCGACTACCAATGGGCCGACTATCTGGCGCGCACCGGCCGCGCCGGGGATCCCGCCGAAGCCCGCCGCCAGAACGACGATCTGATGGATCGCTACAACCGCG includes these proteins:
- the hda gene encoding DnaA regulatory inactivator Hda yields the protein MNRQLLLDVLPAPAPSLNNYIAGPNGEALAAVRALLPGRALYIWGAAGCGRSHLLRALTARPDAVYIDASNGENMLRRLAEADSKSPMPKFVAVDDVHRMNDSRQAALFALYNRWRESAATGRAFALALAGDRAPLSMPLREDLRTRLGWDLVFRLDPLSDADKLAALSAQAAERGMHLAPEIINWMLTHHERDIRKLAELIDALDRYSLATGRPITLPLLRAMLADPDSQRT